In Thunnus maccoyii chromosome 11, fThuMac1.1, whole genome shotgun sequence, one genomic interval encodes:
- the gjc4b gene encoding gap junction gamma-1 protein, with protein sequence MSWSFLTRLLDEISNHSTFVGKIWLTLLIVFRIVLTAVGGESIYYDEQSKFVCNTQQPGCENVCYDAFAPLSHIRFWVFQVIMITTPTIMYLGFAMHKIARMEDDDYRPRNRKRMPIVSRGANRDYEEAEDNGEEDPMILEEIEPDKEKDVVEKPSKKHDGRRRIKRDGLMKVYVFQLLSRAIFEASFLFGQYILYGLEVAPSYVCTRSPCPHTVDCFVSRPTEKTIFLLIMYAVSALCLLFTMLEILHLGYSGIRDCFCAPRPRPPTPRHPALASQRSSICRQPSAPPGYHTALKKDPSGKMGFRDNLGDSGRESFGDEASSRELERLRRHLKLAQQHLDMAYQNEESSPSRSSSPESNGTAVEQNRLNFAQEKQSSTCEKGLRA encoded by the exons ATGAGCTGGAGCTTCCTCACACGTCTGTTGGACGAGATTTCCAATCACTCCACCTTCGTGGGCAAAATCTGGCTCACCCTCCTCATCGTCTTCCGCATCGTGCTGACGGCTGTCGGGGGCGAGTCAATCTACTATGATGAACAGAGTAAATTTGTGTGCAACACACAGCAACCCGGTTGTGAGAATGTGTGCTACGACGCATTTGCGCCGCTGTCACACATCCGCTTCTGGGTCTTCCAGGTGATTATGATCACCACCCCCACTATTATGTACCTTGGCTTTGCCATGCATAAGATCGCCCGCATGGAGGACGATGACTACCGGCCCCGGAACAGAAAGCGGATGCCGATCGTGAGCCGCGGCGCCAACCGGGACTACGAGGAGGCGGAGGATAACGGGGAGGAGGACCCCATGATCCTGGAAGAGATCGAGCCAGATAAGGAAAAGGACGTCGTGGAGAAGCCCAGCAAAAAGCACGACGGACGCCGTCGCATCAAGCGAGACGGGCTCATGAAGGTGTACgtgtttcagctgctgtcacGTGCCATTTTTGAGGCATCGTTCCTGTTCGGACAGTACATCCTTTATGGGCTGGAGGTGGCACCGTCGTACGTGTGCACACGCTCTCCTTGCCCGCACACGGTGGATTGCTTCGTCTCACGCCCCACAGAGAAAACAATCTTCCTGCTCATCATGTACGCCGTCAGCGCTTTGTGTCTGCTCTTTACCATGCTGGAGATCCTTCACCTCGGCTACAGCGGTATTCGTGACTGCTTTTGCGCGCCACGGCCTCGGCCTCCCACCCCCCGTCACCCAGCTCTGGCCAGCCAGAGATCCTCCATCTGCCGCCAGCCGTCTGCACCTCCAGGCTACCACACAGCTCTGAAGAAGGACCCATCAGGAAAAATGGGCTTCAGGGATAACCTGGGAGACTCGGGCCGCGAGTCGTTCGGGGACGAGGCTTCATCGCGAGAGCTGGAGAGGCTGCGTAGACACCTAAAACTGGCCCAGCAACATCTGGATATGGCTTACCAGAATGAGGAGAGCAGCCCGTCACGCAGCAGCAGCCCAGAGTCCAATGGCACCGCAGTGGAACAGAACAGACTAAACTTTGCCCAGGAGAAGCAGAGCAGTACATGTGAGAAAG GTCTCCGTGCATAG